A stretch of the Rosa rugosa chromosome 5, drRosRugo1.1, whole genome shotgun sequence genome encodes the following:
- the LOC133712330 gene encoding uncharacterized protein LOC133712330 isoform X2, whose translation MKAEDQSQLQLVKRQDIDDEDDLFQVIDKLIAQGINAGDVKKLQDAGIYTCNGLMMHTKKNLTGIKGLSEAKVDKICEAAEKIVNFGYSNGSDALTRRKSVIRITTESQALDELLGGGIETRAITEAFGEFRSGKTQLAHTHCITTQLPTNMHGGNGKVAYNKEFDSHKCKAEKERHCASKKNDFNAHNQKDKEGSKKDFNAHGSWLMFFMMLLLKRKVEPKATNVDKVLNASKEDCDAFNHSAGVCCDENGSKKKVFDVQKIAAAGASRLMFFLMLLLFTLPLADSQNVEHLRLALTNPNAYCSLRACVAPIPQSFTLHGLWDQNFVKISGITPLKSIHLRGVSTQDLLTYWPDLSADRAIHGRINCFSFWRHEWGSHGAHICARFGWRRIDYFNWSLKLASQCINDLEALFSKYGIIRDGKTMYDPRYVRSIIFRELEVHVLVICKPLRDSYILFEIHFCLDMTLDFADCTNWYREDASYVECYGESNNLQPIVFPSNPLPLEEPSEPREEL comes from the exons ATGAA AGCCGAAGATCAAAGCCAGCTACAGCTCGTCAAACGCCAGGACATCGACGACGAAGACGACCTCTTCCAAGTGATCGATAAGC TGATTGCTCAGGGAATCAATGCCGGAGATGTTAAGAAGCTTCAGGACGCAGGGATCTACACTTGCAATGGTTTGATGATGCACACCAAGAAG AACTTGACTGGAATTAAAGGTTTATCTGAGGCCAAAGTTGATAAGATTTGTGAAGCTGCTGAGAAGATAGTG aactTTGGATATAGTAATGGGAGTGATGCTCTAACCAGA AGGAAGTCTGTGATTCGCATTACAACTGAGAGCCAAGCACTTGATGAACTATTAGGCG GTGGGATTGAAACTCGAGCAATCACAGAAGCCTTTGGGGAATTTAG GTCTGGGAAAACACAGCTTGCGCACACACACTGCATAACTACACAG CTTCCTACTAACATGCATGGAGGGAATGGAAAGGTTGCTTACAACAAGGAATTCGATTCTCACAAGTGTAAGGCTGAGAAGGAACGCCACTGTGCAAGCAAGAAGAATGACTTCAATGCTCACAACCAAAAGGATAAGGAGGGAAGCAAGAAAGACTTCAATGCTCATGGATCCTGGTTAATGTTCTTTATGAT GTTGCTGCTGAAAAGGAAGGTTGAACCAAAGGCAACAAATGTGGACAAAGTTCTTAATGCGAGCAAGGAGGACTGTGATGCTTTCAACCATTCTGCTGGAGTCTGCTG TGATGAGAATGGAAGCAAGAAGAAGGTGTTTGATGTTCAGAAGATTGCTGCAGCTGGAGCCAGCCGGTTGATGTTCTTTTTAAT GTTGCTGCTGTTCACTCTTCCGTTGGCAGATTCTCAGAATGTGGAGCACTTGAGATTGGCCCTGACCAATCCAAATGCTTATTGCTCATTACGCGCTTGTGTTGCACCTATTCCACAGTCTTTTACTCTTCACGGACTATGGGATCAGAATTTTGTCAAGATTAGTGGAATAACCCCCTTGAAGTCAATTCATCTAAGAGGAGTTTCAACTCAAGATCTTCTCACCTATTGGCCAGACCTGTCTGCAGATCGAGCAATCCATGGGAGAATCAACTGCTTTTCATTTTGGAGGCATGAATGGGGATCCCATGGTGCACATATATGTGCAAGGTTTGGCTGGAGAAGAATCGACTATTTCAATTGGTCTCTTAAACTTGCAAGCCAATGCATCAACGACCTTGAAGCTCTTTTTTCCAAATACGGGATTATTCGGGATGGAAAGACCATGTATGATCCAAGATATGTACGCAGCATTATCTTTCGAGAGCTAGAGGTGCATGTGTTGGTGATATGCAAGCCTCTGCGTGACAGTTACATTCTCTTTGAAATTCATTTTTGCTTGGATATGACATTGGACTTTGCGGATTGTACCAACTGGTACAGGGAGGATGCGAGTTATGTGGAGTGCTATGGGGAAAGCAATAATCTGCAGCCAATAGTTTTCCCTTCTAATCCGCTTCCACTTGAAGAACCGTCTGAGCCTCGTGAAGAACTGTAA
- the LOC133712330 gene encoding uncharacterized protein LOC133712330 isoform X1, with amino-acid sequence MKAEDQSQLQLVKRQDIDDEDDLFQVIDKLIAQGINAGDVKKLQDAGIYTCNGLMMHTKKNLTGIKGLSEAKVDKICEAAEKIVNFGYSNGSDALTRRKSVIRITTESQALDELLGAGGIETRAITEAFGEFRSGKTQLAHTHCITTQLPTNMHGGNGKVAYNKEFDSHKCKAEKERHCASKKNDFNAHNQKDKEGSKKDFNAHGSWLMFFMMLLLKRKVEPKATNVDKVLNASKEDCDAFNHSAGVCCDENGSKKKVFDVQKIAAAGASRLMFFLMLLLFTLPLADSQNVEHLRLALTNPNAYCSLRACVAPIPQSFTLHGLWDQNFVKISGITPLKSIHLRGVSTQDLLTYWPDLSADRAIHGRINCFSFWRHEWGSHGAHICARFGWRRIDYFNWSLKLASQCINDLEALFSKYGIIRDGKTMYDPRYVRSIIFRELEVHVLVICKPLRDSYILFEIHFCLDMTLDFADCTNWYREDASYVECYGESNNLQPIVFPSNPLPLEEPSEPREEL; translated from the exons ATGAA AGCCGAAGATCAAAGCCAGCTACAGCTCGTCAAACGCCAGGACATCGACGACGAAGACGACCTCTTCCAAGTGATCGATAAGC TGATTGCTCAGGGAATCAATGCCGGAGATGTTAAGAAGCTTCAGGACGCAGGGATCTACACTTGCAATGGTTTGATGATGCACACCAAGAAG AACTTGACTGGAATTAAAGGTTTATCTGAGGCCAAAGTTGATAAGATTTGTGAAGCTGCTGAGAAGATAGTG aactTTGGATATAGTAATGGGAGTGATGCTCTAACCAGA AGGAAGTCTGTGATTCGCATTACAACTGAGAGCCAAGCACTTGATGAACTATTAGGCG CAGGTGGGATTGAAACTCGAGCAATCACAGAAGCCTTTGGGGAATTTAG GTCTGGGAAAACACAGCTTGCGCACACACACTGCATAACTACACAG CTTCCTACTAACATGCATGGAGGGAATGGAAAGGTTGCTTACAACAAGGAATTCGATTCTCACAAGTGTAAGGCTGAGAAGGAACGCCACTGTGCAAGCAAGAAGAATGACTTCAATGCTCACAACCAAAAGGATAAGGAGGGAAGCAAGAAAGACTTCAATGCTCATGGATCCTGGTTAATGTTCTTTATGAT GTTGCTGCTGAAAAGGAAGGTTGAACCAAAGGCAACAAATGTGGACAAAGTTCTTAATGCGAGCAAGGAGGACTGTGATGCTTTCAACCATTCTGCTGGAGTCTGCTG TGATGAGAATGGAAGCAAGAAGAAGGTGTTTGATGTTCAGAAGATTGCTGCAGCTGGAGCCAGCCGGTTGATGTTCTTTTTAAT GTTGCTGCTGTTCACTCTTCCGTTGGCAGATTCTCAGAATGTGGAGCACTTGAGATTGGCCCTGACCAATCCAAATGCTTATTGCTCATTACGCGCTTGTGTTGCACCTATTCCACAGTCTTTTACTCTTCACGGACTATGGGATCAGAATTTTGTCAAGATTAGTGGAATAACCCCCTTGAAGTCAATTCATCTAAGAGGAGTTTCAACTCAAGATCTTCTCACCTATTGGCCAGACCTGTCTGCAGATCGAGCAATCCATGGGAGAATCAACTGCTTTTCATTTTGGAGGCATGAATGGGGATCCCATGGTGCACATATATGTGCAAGGTTTGGCTGGAGAAGAATCGACTATTTCAATTGGTCTCTTAAACTTGCAAGCCAATGCATCAACGACCTTGAAGCTCTTTTTTCCAAATACGGGATTATTCGGGATGGAAAGACCATGTATGATCCAAGATATGTACGCAGCATTATCTTTCGAGAGCTAGAGGTGCATGTGTTGGTGATATGCAAGCCTCTGCGTGACAGTTACATTCTCTTTGAAATTCATTTTTGCTTGGATATGACATTGGACTTTGCGGATTGTACCAACTGGTACAGGGAGGATGCGAGTTATGTGGAGTGCTATGGGGAAAGCAATAATCTGCAGCCAATAGTTTTCCCTTCTAATCCGCTTCCACTTGAAGAACCGTCTGAGCCTCGTGAAGAACTGTAA
- the LOC133711838 gene encoding uncharacterized protein LOC133711838 yields MAIMFESTLAGNGLFGYYDGTELAPPRYALTTEGEVTSEETAAYKDWKQTDMTLLSLLMATLNEDIVDVIIGCKTSRKAWLALQERFSAVSRVSIMQLKTELQTLRKGGESIEKYLQSVKSARDQLLSVGVAIPDEDVIIVTLNGLPEEYSTVRTVIEGRETPINLRDLRSQLLSAKRRIEGSFSFHSNMSAMVARGDETRNEERDGDSR; encoded by the exons ATggctatcatg TTTGAGTCCACTCTTGCTGGAAATGGTCTCTTTGGCTACTATGATGGTACAGAGTTAGCACCTCCTCGCTATGCTCTTACAACTGAAGGTGAAGTCACTAGTGAAGAAACTGCAGCATATAAGGACTGGAAGCAAACTGATATGACATTATTGAGCCTGCTTATGGCAACACTGAATGAAGACATTGTGGATGTGATTATTGGCTGCAAGACATCTAGAAAAGCCTGGCTTGCCCTTCAAGAACGTTTTTCTGCTGTGTCAAGAGTGAGTATCATGCAACTAAAGACTGAGTTACAAACACTTCGTAAAGGTGGTGAATCTATTGAGAAGTACTTGCAAAGTGTGAAAAGTGCTCGTGACCAACTGttatctgttggagttgctattCCTGATGAAGATGTGATCATTGTTACTTTGAATGGACTGCCTGAAGAATATTCAACAGTTAGGACTGTGATAGAAGGAAGAGAGACACCAATTAATCTTCGTGATTTGAGGTCCCAATTACTCTCTGCAAAAAGGCGCATTGAGGGAAGTTTCTCTTTTCATTCCAACATGAGTGCCATGGTAGCTAGAGGAGATGAAACcagaaatgaagagagagaTGGTGATAGCAGATGA
- the LOC133710815 gene encoding galactinol--sucrose galactosyltransferase-like yields the protein MAPSLSKNNATDVMGLVNNNSPLSITLQGTNFLANGCPILTEVPLNITATPSPNKTTVGCFIGFDADEPKSRHVAPLGKLSGIKFMSIFRFKVWWTTHWVGTTGNDVQHETQFMILDKNDSTGRPYVLLLPLLEGPFRASLQPGTDCHVDMCVESGSTRVSESTFQSVLYMHVGNDPYGLVKEAMEVVRVHLGSFKLMEEKTPPPIVEKFGWCTWDAFYLMVHPKGVWEGVKGLVEGGCPPGMVLIDDGWQSICHDDDPLTDEEAMKRTSAGEQMPCRLTSFVENYKFRDYKSPSGKGMGAFVKDLKEEFGSVHYVYVWHALCGYWGGVRPGVKSGSGFPESRVIRPKLSEGLEKTMEDLAVDKIVNNGVGLVEPEMAHKLYEGLHQHLQSVGIDGVKVDVIHVSSRKLSLLLPHSKSKHIMKT from the coding sequence ATGGCTCCAAGCCTAAGCAAGAACAATGCCACAGACGTAATGGGCCTTGTAAACAACAACTCACCACTGTCAATAACACTACAAGGCACAAACTTCCTCGCCAACGGCTGCCCAATCCTCACTGAAGTCCCACTAAACATCACAGCCACTCCATCACCAAACAAAACCACCGTGGGCTGCTTCATTGGCTTCGACGCCGACGAGCCCAAAAGCCGCCATGTGGCGCCACTCGGCAAGCTCAGCGGTATCAAGTTCATGAGCATTTTCCGGTTCAAAGTCTGGTGGACCACCCACTGGGTCGGAACAACCGGAAACGACGTGCAGCACGAGACTCAGTTCATGATCCTCGACAAAAACGACTCCACCGGCCGCCCCTACGTCCTCCTCCTTCCACTTCTCGAAGGTCCCTTCAGAGCCTCCCTCCAACCCGGCACCGACTGCCACGTGGACATGTGCGTCGAGAGTGGCTCGACACGTGTCAGTGAATCCACCTTCCAGAGCGTTCTCTACATGCACGTGGGCAACGACCCGTACGGTCTTGTCAAAGAGGCCATGGAGGTGGTGAGAGTCCATTTGGGAAGCTTCAAGCTTATGGAGGAGAAGACGCCTCCGCCTATAGTGGAAAAGTTTGGTTGGTGCACGTGGGATGCGTTTTATCTTATGGTGCACCCCAAGGGAGTTTGGGAAGGGGTTAAGGGCCTAGTGGAGGGTGGGTGTCCTCCGGGAATGGTACTCATCGACGACGGCTGGCAGTCCATTTGTCACGATGACGACCCGCTAACCGACGAAGAAGCCATGAAAAGGACATCTGCCGGTGAGCAAATGCCATGTAGGCTCACAAGTTTCGTAGAGAACTACAAGTTCAGAGACTATAAGAGCCCTAGTGGTAAGGGCATGGGTGCCTTTGTTAAGGACTTGAAGGAGGAGTTTGGGAGCGTGCACTATGTTTATGTTTGGCACGCGCTATGTGGGTATTGGGGTGGGGTTAGACCCGGGGTGAAGAGCGGGTCGGGTTTTCCGGAGAGCCGGGTGATTAGGCCGAAGCTGTCGGAGGGTTTGGAGAAGACGATGGAGGATTTGGCGGTGGACAAGATCGTGAACAATGGAGTGGGGCTGGTGGAACCGGAGATGGCCCACAAGTTGTATGAGGGGCTTCATCAGCATCTTCAGTCGGTCGGGATCGACGGTGTCAAGGTCGATGTCATACACGTAAGTTCTCGAAAGCTCTCGCTTTTACTTCcacattcaaaatcaaaacatatCATGAAGACGTGA